In Peromyscus eremicus chromosome 15, PerEre_H2_v1, whole genome shotgun sequence, a genomic segment contains:
- the Adipor1 gene encoding adiponectin receptor protein 1, which yields MSSHKGPVVAQGNGAPSSNRETDTVELAELGPLLEEKGKRATTSPAKAEEEQTCPVPQEEEEEVRVLTLPLQAHHAMEKMEEFVYKVWEGRWRVIPYDVLPDWLKDNDYLLHGHRPPMPSFRACFKSIFRIHTETGNIWTHLLGFVLFLFLGILTMLRPNMYFMAPLQEKVVFGMFFLGAVLCLSFSWLFHTVYCHSEKVSRTFSKLDYSGIALLIMGSFVPWLYYSFYCSPQPRLIYLSIVCVLGISAIIVAQWDRFATPKHRQTRAGVFLGLGLSGVVPTMHFTIAEGFVKATTVGQMGWFFLMAVMYITGAGLYAARIPERFFPGKFDIWFQSHQIFHVLVVAAAFVHFYGVSNLQEFRYGLEGGCTDDSLL from the exons ATGTCTTCCCACAAAGGGCCTGTGGTGGCACAGGGCAATGGGGCTCCTTCTAGTAACAGAGAAACTGACACAGTGGAACTGGCTGAACTGGGACCCCTGCTGGAGGAGAAGGGCAAACGGGCAACCACCAGCCCAGCCAAG GCTGAAGAAGAACAGACATGCCCGGTgcctcaggaagaggaggaggaggtgcgGGTGCTGACACTTCCTCTGCAGGCCCACCATGCCATGGAGAAGATGGAGGAGTTCGTGTATAAG GTCTGGGAGGGACGCTGGAGAGTCATCCCATATGATGTCCTTCCGGACTGGCTGAAAGACAACGACTACCTGTTACACGGCCATAGACCACCTATGCCCTCCTTTCGGGCTTGCTTCAAGAGCATCTTCCGCATCCATACAGAAACTGGCAACATCTGGACCCATCTGCTTG GTTTTGTGCTGTTCCTGTTTTTGGGAATCTTGACCATGCTCAGACCAAATATGTACTTCATGGCTCCCCTCCAGGAGAAGGTGGTTTTCGGGATGTTCTTTCTGGGCGCAgtgctctgcctcagcttctcctgGCTCTTCCACACCGTCTATTGTCATTCAGAGAAAGTCTCTCGGACTTTTTCTAA ACTGGACTATTCAGGGATTGCTCTACTGATTATGGGGAGCTTTGTCCCCTGGCTCTATTACTCCTTCTACTGCTCCCCACAGCCACGGCTCATCTACCTCTCCATCGTCTGTGTCCTGGGCATTTCTGCCATCATTGTGGCACAGTGGGATCGGTTTGCCACTCCTAAGCACCGGCAGACACGAGCAG GAGTGTTCCTGGGACTTGGCTTGAGTGGTGTTGTACCCACCATGCACTTTACAATCGCTGAGGGCTTTGTCAAGGCCACCACAGTGGGCCAGATGGGCTGGTTCTTCCTCATGGCTGTGATGTACATCACTGGAGCTGGCCTGTATGCTGCTCGGATTCCTGAGCGCTTCTTTCCCGGAAAATTTGACATATGG TTCCAGTCTCATCAGATCTTCCACGTCCTGGTGGTGGCCGCAGCTTTCGTCCACTTCTATGGGGTCTCCAACCTTCAGGAATTCCGTTACGGCCTAGAAGGTGGCTGTACCGACGACTCCCTTCTCTGA
- the LOC131925019 gene encoding NADH-cytochrome b5 reductase 1, which produces MGIQPSPVLLASLGVGLLTLFGLAVGTYLVRRSRRPKVTLQDPDEKYLLRLLDKTTVSHNTRRFRFALPTAHHILGLPVGKHVYLSARIDGSLVIRPYTPVTSDEDQGYVDLVIKVYLKGVHPKFPEGGKMSQYLDSLKIGDVVEFRGPSGLLSYAGKGNFNIQPNKKSPPELRVAKKLGMIAGGTGITPMLQLVRAILKVPEDPTQCFLLFANQTEKDIILREDLEELQAQHPNRFKLWFTLDHPPEGWTYSKGFVTADMIQEHLPAPADDVLLLLCGPPPMVQLACHPNLDKLGYSQKMRFTY; this is translated from the exons ATGGGAATCCAACCG AGCCCGGTCCTGCTAGCCtctctgggggtggggctgctgACTCTGTTCGGACTGGCTGTGGGTACCTATCTGGTTCGAAGATCCCGCCGGCCGAAGGTCACTCTCCAGGACCCGGATGAGAAGTACCTGCTGCGATTGCTAGACAAGACG ACTGTGAGCCACAACACCAGGAGGTTCCGCTTTGCCCTGCCCACCGCCCACCACATTCTGGGACTGCCTGTGG GCAAGCATGTCTACCTCTCTGCCCGAATTGATGGAAGTCTAGTCATCAGGCCTTACACTCCTGTCACCAGTGATGAAGACCAAGGCTATGTGGATCTTGTCATCAAG GTTTATCTGAAAGGTGTGCACCCCAAATTTCCTGAAGGAGGGAAGATGTCGCAGTACCTGGACAGCCTGAAGATTGGGGATGTGGTGGAGTTCCGAGGGCCGAGTGGGTTGCTCAGTTATGCTGGGAAAG GGAATTTTAACATTCAGCCCAACAAAAAATCTCCACCGGAACTGCGAGTGGCGAAGAAATTGGGAATGATTGCTGGTGGGACAG GAATCACCCCAATGCTGCAGCTGGTCCGGGCCATCCTGAAAGTCCCCGAAGATCCAACTCAGTGCTTTCTGCTCTTTGCCAACCAG ACTGAAAAAGACATCATCCTACGGGAGGACCTAGAGGAACTGCAGGCCCAACATCCTAACCGGTTTAAGCTCTGGTTCACTCTGGACCATCCTCCAGAAG GTTGGACCTACAGCAAGGGCTTTGTGACTGCCGACATGATCCAGGAGCACCTGCCCGCTCCAGCAGATgatgtgctgctgctgctctgtgggCCGCCGCCTATGGTACAGCTGGCCTGCCATCCTAACCTGGACAAGCTGGGCTATTCACAAAAGATGCGATTCACCTACTGA
- the LOC131925383 gene encoding alpha-1,3-mannosyl-glycoprotein 4-beta-N-acetylglucosaminyltransferase-like protein MGAT4E isoform X2: MPTTHSWLEPLSREGLLTVGISSVQRTAGSYLLDTLKSLFQASTEQDLEYMLVLVLLSDTDPKWLNQTVANISGLFLPHIESGRLAVVHGLLGGSLAKSVNHTSPCEALYSKQKTSSALLMNFASNLSDYFLLLGDNVRCAPRFVSDIYWAVLAWEELPWVTLDFSSMKISGKVFHTRDLPRLTAFLLLFPMDIPTHLLLSEFSLLLSQNVPIHFSSSIFYHMGSYSEFEDTCFPVGQDKDLGEPDNPVATVFTDMFSFWNTIPQYAYILNDDCLWVLNPEKGNYLLVVLEKPQKVIRVAVWTGSAQTKLNYLQQGQILLGYDPMDYPKHCAHYTLVGPLVRGQLDQMVFYEEDSVMEIRCIKLLVTASHDFPIKIVQIRVWTEGEEEEN, from the exons ATGCCAACTACACATTCCTGGCTGGAACCTCTCTCCAGGGAAG GGCTGCTGACCGTGGGGATCTCCTCAGTGCAGCGTACCGCTGGGAGTTACCTCTTGGACACCCTGAAGTCCCTGTTccaagcttccacagaacaagACTTGGAATATATGCTGGTATTGGTCCTTCTGTCAGACACTGACCCCAAATGGCTCAACCAAACAGTTGCCAACATTTCAGGTCTCTTCCTGCCGCACATTGAATCCGGGAGGCTGGCAGTGGTCCACGGTCTGCTTGGTGGCTCCTTAGCAAAGAGCGTAAATCATACCTCACCCTGTGAAGCGCTTtattctaagcagaaaacaagttCTGCCCTCCTCATGAATTTTGCCAGCAATCTCtctgactacttcctgttgctagGAGATAATGTGAGGTGTGCCCCCAGGTTTGTGTCTGACATCTACTGGGCAGTGTTAGCCTGGGAAGAGCTCCCCTGGGTGACCCTGGACTTCTCTAGCATGAAGATCTCTGGGAAGGTTTTCCACACCAGGGACCTCCCCCGCCTGACCGCCTTCTTGCTCCTCTTCCCCATGGACATTCCCACTCACTTGCTTCTCTCTGAATTCAGTCTTCTCCTGTCTCAAAATGTTCCCATTCACTTCAGTTCCTCCATCTTCTACCACATGGGCAGTTACTCTGAGTTTGAAGACACATGCTTTCCTGTGGGGCAAGACAAAGACTTGGGAGAACCAGACAACCCTGTGGCTACTGTCTTCACGGACATGTTCTCATTTTGGAATACGATTCCACAATATGCCTACATTCTCAATGATGACTGCTTATGGGTCCTGAACCCTGAAAAAGGCAACTACTTGCTGGTGGTCCTGGAGAAGCCACAGAAAGTCATCCGGGTAGCAGTGTGGACAGGCTCTGCTCAGACTAAGTTGAACTACTTACAACAGGGGCAGATATTGCTGGGCTATGACCCCATGGACTACCCCAAACACTGTGCTCACTATACCTTAGTAGGACCTTTGGTGAGAGGTCAGTTGGACCAGATGGTATTTTATGAGGAAGATTCTGTGATGGAGATTCGTTGTATAAAACTGCTGGTGACAGCATCTCATGACTTCCCCATCAAAATTGTACAGATCAGAGTCTGGacggaaggggaagaagaggagaattaG
- the LOC131925383 gene encoding alpha-1,3-mannosyl-glycoprotein 4-beta-N-acetylglucosaminyltransferase-like protein MGAT4E isoform X1, producing MQGCLWRCIRVMVSLVILGFFIRENKSARVEHNTSLNEKEKIIQQLAQEQISSEIKNHLKYFTKMQKSSRVLQHANYTFLAGTSLQGRWLLTVGISSVQRTAGSYLLDTLKSLFQASTEQDLEYMLVLVLLSDTDPKWLNQTVANISGLFLPHIESGRLAVVHGLLGGSLAKSVNHTSPCEALYSKQKTSSALLMNFASNLSDYFLLLGDNVRCAPRFVSDIYWAVLAWEELPWVTLDFSSMKISGKVFHTRDLPRLTAFLLLFPMDIPTHLLLSEFSLLLSQNVPIHFSSSIFYHMGSYSEFEDTCFPVGQDKDLGEPDNPVATVFTDMFSFWNTIPQYAYILNDDCLWVLNPEKGNYLLVVLEKPQKVIRVAVWTGSAQTKLNYLQQGQILLGYDPMDYPKHCAHYTLVGPLVRGQLDQMVFYEEDSVMEIRCIKLLVTASHDFPIKIVQIRVWTEGEEEEN from the exons ATGCAAGGCTGCCTGTGGAGATGCATCAGAGTCATGGTGTCCTTAGTCATCCTGGGATTCTTTATTCGAGAGAATAAATCAGCACGTGTCGAGCATAACACATCGCTG aatgaaaaggagaaaataatacaGCAGCTAGCTCAGGAGCAAATCAGCTCTGAAATCAAGAACCATCTGAAATACTTCACCAAGATGCAGAAAAGTTCCCGTGTACTCCAGCATGCCAACTACACATTCCTGGCTGGAACCTCTCTCCAGGGAAGGT GGCTGCTGACCGTGGGGATCTCCTCAGTGCAGCGTACCGCTGGGAGTTACCTCTTGGACACCCTGAAGTCCCTGTTccaagcttccacagaacaagACTTGGAATATATGCTGGTATTGGTCCTTCTGTCAGACACTGACCCCAAATGGCTCAACCAAACAGTTGCCAACATTTCAGGTCTCTTCCTGCCGCACATTGAATCCGGGAGGCTGGCAGTGGTCCACGGTCTGCTTGGTGGCTCCTTAGCAAAGAGCGTAAATCATACCTCACCCTGTGAAGCGCTTtattctaagcagaaaacaagttCTGCCCTCCTCATGAATTTTGCCAGCAATCTCtctgactacttcctgttgctagGAGATAATGTGAGGTGTGCCCCCAGGTTTGTGTCTGACATCTACTGGGCAGTGTTAGCCTGGGAAGAGCTCCCCTGGGTGACCCTGGACTTCTCTAGCATGAAGATCTCTGGGAAGGTTTTCCACACCAGGGACCTCCCCCGCCTGACCGCCTTCTTGCTCCTCTTCCCCATGGACATTCCCACTCACTTGCTTCTCTCTGAATTCAGTCTTCTCCTGTCTCAAAATGTTCCCATTCACTTCAGTTCCTCCATCTTCTACCACATGGGCAGTTACTCTGAGTTTGAAGACACATGCTTTCCTGTGGGGCAAGACAAAGACTTGGGAGAACCAGACAACCCTGTGGCTACTGTCTTCACGGACATGTTCTCATTTTGGAATACGATTCCACAATATGCCTACATTCTCAATGATGACTGCTTATGGGTCCTGAACCCTGAAAAAGGCAACTACTTGCTGGTGGTCCTGGAGAAGCCACAGAAAGTCATCCGGGTAGCAGTGTGGACAGGCTCTGCTCAGACTAAGTTGAACTACTTACAACAGGGGCAGATATTGCTGGGCTATGACCCCATGGACTACCCCAAACACTGTGCTCACTATACCTTAGTAGGACCTTTGGTGAGAGGTCAGTTGGACCAGATGGTATTTTATGAGGAAGATTCTGTGATGGAGATTCGTTGTATAAAACTGCTGGTGACAGCATCTCATGACTTCCCCATCAAAATTGTACAGATCAGAGTCTGGacggaaggggaagaagaggagaattaG